A genomic segment from Flexistipes sp. encodes:
- a CDS encoding DUF2179 domain-containing protein, with amino-acid sequence MSILFTCLLIFVARICDVTIGTLRIIFVARGMRYFASFLGFFEILIWIVVVAKVMGNEANMYAYLAYAAGFSVGNFIGISIENKIAMGNLIVRVITGKDAYVIINDLRKIGYLVTDVDGQGRDGPVKLLFSVVKRKELQKFLDVVHKYNPKAFYTVEDVRQVSTPYYHKPLRRFGRGIVKKK; translated from the coding sequence ATGAGCATACTTTTTACATGTCTCCTTATTTTTGTTGCCAGAATTTGTGATGTTACTATAGGTACCTTGAGAATTATTTTTGTTGCCAGAGGGATGAGATATTTTGCCAGCTTTCTGGGCTTTTTTGAGATTCTTATCTGGATTGTGGTTGTGGCAAAGGTAATGGGTAACGAAGCAAATATGTATGCATATCTGGCTTATGCTGCAGGTTTTTCGGTGGGAAATTTTATAGGCATATCAATAGAAAATAAGATTGCTATGGGTAATCTTATTGTCAGGGTTATTACCGGGAAAGATGCATATGTCATTATAAACGATTTAAGAAAAATCGGGTACCTTGTTACCGATGTTGACGGTCAGGGAAGGGACGGCCCCGTAAAACTTCTTTTCAGTGTGGTCAAAAGGAAAGAACTGCAAAAGTTTCTGGATGTAGTCCATAAATATAACCCTAAAGCATTTTACACCGTTGAAGATGTCAGGCAGGTAAGTACACCTTACTACCATAAGCCATTAAGGAGGTTCGGCAGAGGGATTGTAAAAAAGAAATAA
- the corA gene encoding magnesium/cobalt transporter CorA: protein MKGFDIHSALKRTSKKFGKAPGTLEYTGDYKAEPTSIIMYSFDTESFSENEVDDVQELNRELPKGKVNWIRLHGFRDISKIRQIGEVFDINSLVLEDALNPYQRAKVEDMGNYLYITLKVFEGGKTLHDINAHQMNIILMDNCVITLNEAREPYLDLILDRVKRSEGRIRGKGHDYFVNAVVDLIVDSYFIVLEGISDNLDDLEKKLREKDVKDFVGSVYDLRRLLTSVRRAIWPIRDIIAYLDSGASRLISDGIKFYIKDIYDHIMHLVETVESLRDVTASLLDLHMTDLSNRMNEIMKMLTIISTLFIPLTFIVGVYGMNFKYMPELDVRWAYPVVWLVMIIIAGLMLLFFKKKDWI from the coding sequence GTGAAAGGTTTTGATATACACAGCGCACTGAAAAGAACCTCCAAAAAATTCGGGAAAGCTCCGGGGACTCTTGAATATACGGGTGATTATAAGGCAGAGCCGACGTCGATAATTATGTACTCCTTTGATACTGAGAGTTTTTCAGAAAATGAGGTTGACGATGTACAGGAGCTGAATAGAGAGTTGCCAAAAGGGAAAGTAAACTGGATAAGACTGCACGGTTTCAGGGATATTTCTAAAATCAGGCAAATAGGAGAAGTTTTTGATATTAATTCACTGGTTCTTGAGGATGCTCTAAATCCGTATCAGCGGGCTAAAGTGGAGGATATGGGCAATTATTTGTACATTACACTTAAAGTTTTTGAGGGAGGCAAAACTCTCCACGATATAAATGCACATCAGATGAATATTATTTTAATGGATAATTGTGTTATCACTCTCAACGAAGCCAGGGAACCTTACCTGGATCTGATTCTTGACAGGGTAAAAAGAAGCGAGGGCAGGATAAGAGGAAAGGGGCATGATTATTTTGTAAATGCTGTAGTTGATTTGATTGTGGACAGTTATTTTATTGTTCTTGAAGGGATTTCCGATAATCTGGATGATCTTGAAAAGAAACTTCGTGAAAAAGATGTAAAGGATTTTGTCGGTTCGGTATATGACTTAAGACGCCTCCTTACATCAGTCAGAAGGGCTATCTGGCCGATAAGGGATATCATTGCCTATCTTGACAGCGGTGCTTCAAGGTTAATTTCAGACGGAATAAAATTTTATATTAAAGATATTTATGACCATATAATGCACTTGGTTGAAACAGTGGAGTCACTGAGAGATGTGACGGCCAGTCTGCTTGATCTGCATATGACCGATTTGAGCAACAGAATGAATGAGATCATGAAAATGCTGACAATCATATCAACACTCTTTATACCGCTCACATTTATAGTGGGCGTTTACGGGATGAATTTTAAATATATGCCTGAGCTGGATGTGCGTTGGGCTTATCCGGTGGTTTGGCTTGTTATGATTATTATTGCCGGACTGATGCTGCTGTTTTTCAAAAAGAAAGACTGGATATAG
- the nth gene encoding endonuclease III, giving the protein MSKQQKTKIFLTFLNEKYSDAECSLVHRNPFELLIATVLSAQCTDERVNKVTRVLFDKYPDAKSMSDSDPEELMEIVRPTGFYKNKASNILKISKKIAGDYQGKLPLDMGKLTELPGVGRKTANVVLGNLGVAEGIVVDTHVKRVTTRIGIASADDPEKIEKELMVLIPKNRWNKFSHQVIAFGRDICRSRAPKCNECEMNKSCAYFLDKGGVR; this is encoded by the coding sequence ATGAGTAAACAGCAGAAAACTAAGATTTTTTTGACGTTTCTTAATGAAAAATACTCTGATGCCGAGTGCTCCCTTGTTCATAGAAATCCTTTCGAACTGCTCATTGCTACCGTACTAAGTGCACAGTGTACGGATGAAAGGGTAAACAAGGTAACACGTGTTTTATTTGATAAATATCCCGATGCAAAAAGTATGTCTGACTCCGATCCTGAAGAGTTAATGGAGATAGTCAGACCAACGGGTTTTTATAAAAATAAAGCATCAAATATTCTGAAAATTTCAAAGAAAATTGCAGGAGATTATCAGGGCAAACTTCCTCTTGATATGGGAAAACTGACTGAGCTGCCTGGCGTGGGCAGAAAAACGGCCAATGTCGTATTGGGTAATCTTGGCGTGGCTGAAGGAATTGTTGTGGATACCCATGTAAAGAGAGTTACGACACGAATCGGAATTGCCAGTGCCGATGATCCTGAAAAGATTGAAAAAGAGTTGATGGTATTAATTCCTAAAAACAGATGGAATAAATTCAGCCATCAGGTTATTGCTTTTGGAAGAGATATATGCAGATCCCGGGCACCAAAGTGTAATGAATGCGAAATGAATAAATCCTGTGCTTATTTTTTGGATAAAGGAGGAGTCAGGTGA
- a CDS encoding menaquinone biosynthesis decarboxylase yields the protein MAYKDLRSFIKKLEKEGELVRVKEEVDPVLEITEITDRVSKKHGPALLFEKVKGSKHPLLINAFGSEKRMNLALEVDDLNELGSRIINLVDRNVPQNFMDKLKSLPMLKELNQILPKMVKTGPCKEVIIKGDEVNIEKFPILKCWPLDGGRFITLPNVFTKDPETGARNCGMYRMHVYDKQTTGMHWHLHHHGADHFRKARKAGLEKIEVAVVLGSDPAVTYAATAPAPDGVDEMLLAGFIRKQSVELVKCETVDLEVPSNSEIVVEGYVNVDEFRTEGPFGDHTGYYSLADEYPVFHITCITHRKDAVYPTTIVGKPPMEDCYMGIATGKIFLPLLKKQVPEIVYMALPLEGVFHNMMFISIDKKYPQHAKKIMNFIWGTGQMMFTKMIVIVDEDVDVQNTSEVLWRMGNNVDWKRDAVVMEGPLDALDHSSPYPHWGSKIGIDATKKWETEGHTREWPPDIVMEKEIKKLVDKKWKKYGIKLDNE from the coding sequence ATGGCATATAAAGATTTGCGCTCCTTTATAAAAAAGCTGGAAAAAGAGGGGGAGCTTGTCAGGGTTAAGGAAGAAGTTGACCCGGTATTGGAGATAACAGAAATCACGGACAGAGTTTCAAAAAAGCACGGCCCTGCCCTATTGTTTGAAAAGGTAAAAGGTTCAAAACACCCCCTTTTGATTAACGCTTTTGGTTCAGAGAAGCGTATGAATCTGGCATTGGAAGTGGATGACCTTAATGAGCTTGGCAGTCGCATTATTAACCTGGTGGACAGGAATGTCCCTCAGAACTTTATGGATAAGCTCAAGTCTCTGCCCATGCTCAAAGAGCTCAACCAGATCCTGCCCAAAATGGTGAAGACCGGCCCATGTAAAGAGGTTATAATTAAAGGCGATGAAGTAAACATAGAAAAGTTTCCTATACTGAAATGCTGGCCTTTGGACGGCGGACGTTTTATTACACTGCCGAATGTTTTTACAAAAGACCCCGAAACAGGTGCCAGAAACTGTGGGATGTATCGTATGCATGTTTACGATAAACAGACCACAGGAATGCACTGGCATCTTCATCATCACGGAGCTGATCATTTCAGAAAAGCCAGAAAGGCCGGTCTTGAAAAGATTGAAGTGGCCGTGGTTTTGGGAAGCGATCCGGCTGTCACATATGCTGCCACAGCACCTGCTCCTGACGGGGTTGATGAAATGCTTCTGGCCGGTTTTATACGTAAGCAATCGGTGGAGCTTGTTAAATGTGAAACTGTTGATTTAGAAGTACCTTCCAACAGCGAAATTGTCGTGGAAGGGTATGTCAACGTTGATGAATTCAGGACAGAAGGCCCTTTTGGTGATCATACCGGATATTATTCCCTGGCGGATGAATATCCTGTGTTTCATATTACATGTATAACCCACAGGAAAGATGCTGTCTACCCCACCACAATAGTTGGCAAACCTCCTATGGAGGACTGTTATATGGGGATTGCCACCGGGAAAATCTTTTTGCCCCTTTTAAAGAAGCAGGTTCCGGAAATAGTTTATATGGCCCTGCCCCTGGAAGGTGTATTTCATAATATGATGTTTATTTCAATAGATAAAAAATACCCTCAGCATGCAAAAAAAATAATGAATTTTATCTGGGGAACAGGGCAGATGATGTTCACCAAAATGATAGTTATTGTTGATGAAGATGTGGATGTCCAGAATACATCTGAAGTACTATGGCGGATGGGCAATAATGTGGACTGGAAAAGGGATGCAGTAGTGATGGAAGGCCCCCTTGATGCACTGGACCACTCATCGCCATACCCTCACTGGGGTTCGAAAATCGGGATAGATGCAACCAAAAAATGGGAAACGGAGGGGCACACAAGAGAGTGGCCGCCTGATATTGTCATGGAAAAAGAAATTAAGAAACTTGTGGATAAAAAATGGAAAAAATACGGCATAAAGCTGGATAATGAGTAA
- the ubiE gene encoding bifunctional demethylmenaquinone methyltransferase/2-methoxy-6-polyprenyl-1,4-benzoquinol methylase UbiE, with translation MEEKSKKIQRMFDGIADRYDLLNRLLSFRRDVAWRKKAIELLEVKENHKILDLACGTGDMISELKRQTKNANIIGADFSKNMLFKAKRKQPDIMLIAGDAHYQPFKSESFDRVMIAFGFRNVTDKNKGLEELFRVVKPGGRLCILEFSQPEGFIFSRLYRLYFTKILPFLGGLISGDRKAYEYLPDSVYKFPPKNEYKKMIIESGFERVQFNPMTFGICDATICFK, from the coding sequence TTGGAAGAAAAATCTAAAAAAATACAGCGGATGTTTGACGGCATTGCCGACAGGTATGATTTGCTCAACAGGCTGCTGAGTTTCAGAAGAGATGTTGCCTGGCGTAAAAAGGCTATTGAACTGCTTGAAGTGAAAGAGAATCATAAAATCCTCGATCTGGCTTGCGGCACAGGTGATATGATAAGCGAGCTTAAAAGACAGACAAAAAATGCGAATATTATCGGTGCAGACTTCAGCAAAAATATGCTGTTTAAGGCTAAAAGAAAACAGCCCGATATAATGCTCATTGCCGGCGATGCTCATTATCAGCCCTTTAAATCGGAAAGTTTTGACAGGGTTATGATTGCTTTCGGTTTTCGCAATGTTACGGATAAAAATAAAGGTCTGGAAGAGTTGTTTCGGGTTGTCAAGCCAGGCGGACGATTATGCATACTGGAATTTTCTCAGCCGGAGGGCTTTATATTCAGCAGACTTTACAGGCTGTATTTTACGAAAATACTTCCTTTCCTTGGGGGGTTGATTTCCGGGGACAGAAAAGCATATGAATATCTCCCTGATTCTGTGTACAAATTTCCCCCCAAAAATGAGTATAAAAAAATGATTATCGAATCAGGCTTTGAAAGGGTACAGTTTAACCCTATGACATTCGGAATCTGTGACGCTACTATTTGTTTCAAATAA
- a CDS encoding pyrimidine 5'-nucleotidase, with translation MQNYVFDLDNTLYHPDTGILEEVNHRINSFMIHKVGIHFDKVDFLRRTYREKYGVTLRGLMYHYSVRPSDYLDYVHDLAYDEFIGKDPLLNSCLETLEGYRAVFTNGAKSHAVNILSKLGVYECFDDIFAIEDVDYIPKIYIESFKKMMDMSGIIPGDSILFEDSCVNLTAAAKLGFKTALIGVGNGSGFDYHFTSIYDIVSLTEKGQMCCE, from the coding sequence ATGCAAAATTATGTATTTGATCTTGATAACACCCTTTATCATCCGGACACAGGAATTCTGGAGGAAGTAAACCACAGAATAAACAGTTTCATGATTCATAAGGTAGGTATTCATTTTGATAAGGTTGATTTCTTAAGGCGTACTTACAGAGAGAAGTACGGTGTGACATTGCGTGGGTTAATGTATCATTATTCCGTAAGGCCTTCGGATTATTTGGATTATGTTCACGATCTGGCTTACGATGAGTTTATAGGCAAAGATCCCCTTTTAAATAGTTGCCTTGAAACTTTGGAAGGATACAGGGCAGTATTTACAAACGGTGCAAAATCCCACGCTGTGAACATTCTTTCAAAACTCGGGGTGTATGAGTGTTTTGATGATATTTTTGCCATTGAAGATGTTGATTATATACCTAAAATTTATATTGAAAGTTTTAAAAAAATGATGGATATGTCAGGGATTATTCCCGGTGATTCTATATTGTTCGAGGACAGTTGTGTCAATCTGACAGCCGCGGCAAAACTTGGATTCAAAACAGCCCTTATAGGGGTTGGAAACGGGAGCGGGTTTGATTATCATTTTACTTCAATTTATGATATAGTTTCACTGACTGAAAAGGGACAGATGTGCTGTGAATAG
- a CDS encoding HIT family protein → MDCLFCKMKEGEIPCQRVYEDDDFFAILDINPINYGHTLLIPKKHFNNILDAPEDVGEKTYPVAQKIAKGIKQALKCDGINIIQNVEEAGGQEVFHSHLHIVPRFKDDNIRFSMKKKKYASDDDMCKFAKKIADVLNR, encoded by the coding sequence ATGGATTGTCTCTTTTGTAAAATGAAGGAAGGGGAAATCCCCTGTCAAAGAGTTTATGAAGACGATGACTTTTTTGCAATACTGGATATTAACCCAATTAACTACGGGCATACATTGCTTATTCCCAAAAAACACTTCAACAATATTCTGGATGCTCCTGAGGATGTTGGGGAAAAAACATACCCCGTTGCCCAGAAAATAGCCAAAGGAATTAAACAGGCGCTTAAGTGCGACGGAATAAATATAATTCAGAATGTTGAAGAAGCAGGAGGTCAGGAGGTTTTTCACTCCCATCTTCATATTGTTCCAAGGTTTAAGGATGACAATATAAGATTCTCCATGAAAAAGAAAAAGTATGCTTCTGATGATGACATGTGTAAATTCGCGAAGAAAATTGCCGATGTATTAAACAGATAG
- the groL gene encoding chaperonin GroEL (60 kDa chaperone family; promotes refolding of misfolded polypeptides especially under stressful conditions; forms two stacked rings of heptamers to form a barrel-shaped 14mer; ends can be capped by GroES; misfolded proteins enter the barrel where they are refolded when GroES binds): MAKAITFSEEARQAILKGVDKLANAVKVTLGPKGRNVLIEKKFGSPTVTKDGVTVAKEIELEEPLENLGAQMVKEVASKTSDIAGDGTTTATVLAQALYKEGIKNVVAGANPMELKRGAEKAVEKVVEKLSGISKTISDKKEIAQVGTISANNDSEIGGIIADAMDRVGKDGVITIEENKSTETVLEVVEGMQFDRGYLSPYFVTDAESMEASFENAYILIYDKKISNMKDVLPVLEQVAKQNAPFVIVAEDIEGEALATLVVNKLRGTLNCAAVKAPGFGDRRKEMLKDLAVLTGGQVISEDVGLKLESAQLSDLGKAKKITIDKENTTVVEGEGKTEDIQARVNQIKKQIEDSTSDYDKEKLQERLAKLVGGVAVIKVGAATETEMKEKKARVEDALNATKAAVEEGIVAGGGVALVRAMKVLDELKLEGDEQIGADLIKKSLEFPLRQIVENAGYEGSIVVNKIKEAKDDNYGFNAATETYMDLIEAGVIDPTKVTRSALQNAVSVATLMLTTEATITEVPDKDDKSGGAPDMGGMGGMGGMGGMM, encoded by the coding sequence ATGGCAAAAGCAATAACATTTAGCGAAGAAGCAAGACAAGCTATTTTAAAAGGTGTAGATAAACTTGCAAATGCAGTAAAAGTAACATTGGGTCCCAAAGGAAGAAATGTATTAATTGAAAAAAAATTCGGTTCTCCGACAGTAACAAAGGACGGAGTCACTGTTGCCAAAGAGATTGAGCTGGAAGAACCTTTGGAGAACCTTGGAGCCCAGATGGTTAAAGAAGTGGCTTCCAAGACAAGTGATATAGCAGGTGACGGTACAACAACTGCTACAGTTCTGGCACAGGCACTGTATAAAGAAGGTATCAAAAATGTAGTTGCCGGTGCCAATCCTATGGAACTTAAGAGAGGAGCTGAGAAAGCGGTTGAAAAAGTTGTGGAAAAGCTGTCAGGAATATCCAAGACTATTTCTGATAAAAAGGAAATCGCCCAGGTTGGTACAATCTCCGCAAACAATGACTCAGAAATCGGCGGAATTATTGCAGACGCTATGGACAGAGTGGGCAAAGACGGTGTTATCACAATAGAAGAAAATAAATCCACTGAAACAGTACTGGAAGTTGTTGAAGGGATGCAGTTTGACCGCGGTTATCTTTCCCCCTATTTTGTAACCGATGCTGAAAGTATGGAAGCTTCCTTTGAAAACGCATATATACTTATCTATGATAAAAAAATATCAAACATGAAAGATGTTCTCCCTGTGCTTGAGCAGGTTGCAAAACAAAACGCTCCGTTTGTAATAGTAGCCGAAGATATCGAAGGTGAGGCGCTGGCCACTCTTGTTGTTAATAAACTCAGAGGTACATTGAACTGTGCTGCGGTTAAAGCTCCCGGTTTTGGCGACAGAAGAAAAGAGATGCTTAAAGACCTGGCTGTGTTAACCGGTGGACAGGTGATCAGTGAAGATGTTGGTCTTAAACTTGAGAGCGCTCAGTTAAGCGATCTTGGTAAGGCTAAGAAAATTACCATTGATAAAGAAAACACAACTGTCGTAGAAGGCGAAGGTAAAACTGAGGATATCCAGGCAAGGGTTAATCAGATTAAAAAACAGATCGAAGATTCAACAAGTGATTACGATAAAGAAAAACTTCAGGAGAGACTTGCCAAGCTTGTCGGCGGTGTTGCTGTAATCAAGGTTGGGGCTGCTACTGAAACAGAAATGAAAGAGAAAAAGGCAAGAGTTGAAGACGCTCTCAATGCTACAAAAGCAGCCGTTGAAGAAGGCATTGTTGCAGGCGGCGGTGTTGCACTTGTAAGAGCAATGAAGGTCCTTGACGAGTTAAAGCTGGAAGGCGACGAGCAGATCGGTGCCGATCTTATAAAGAAATCGCTGGAGTTTCCTCTCAGGCAAATTGTTGAGAATGCCGGATACGAAGGGTCTATAGTTGTTAACAAAATCAAGGAAGCAAAAGATGATAACTATGGATTTAATGCAGCAACAGAAACTTATATGGACTTAATTGAAGCCGGTGTTATTGATCCTACCAAAGTTACACGTAGTGCTCTGCAAAATGCGGTATCCGTTGCAACTCTCATGTTGACAACAGAAGCCACAATTACAGAAGTTCCTGATAAGGACGATAAGTCCGGCGGTGCACCCGATATGGGCGGCATGGGCGGAATGGGAGGCATGGGCGGAATGATGTAA
- the groES gene encoding co-chaperone GroES, with protein sequence MAKIKPLHDRVLVKRVEAEEKTASGIIIPDSAKEKPQEGEVIAVGEGKVLDNGSKAELSVTTGDKVLFSKYAGTEISLDDEDYLIMREDDILGIIQ encoded by the coding sequence ATGGCCAAAATCAAGCCGCTCCACGACAGAGTTTTAGTAAAACGGGTGGAAGCAGAAGAAAAAACAGCTTCAGGTATCATAATTCCTGATAGTGCTAAGGAAAAGCCCCAGGAAGGCGAAGTGATAGCTGTAGGCGAAGGTAAAGTTTTGGATAACGGTAGTAAAGCAGAGTTATCTGTAACAACCGGGGACAAGGTACTTTTCAGCAAGTACGCGGGAACGGAAATTTCATTGGATGATGAAGATTATCTGATAATGAGAGAAGACGATATCTTAGGAATTATTCAGTAA
- the leuC gene encoding 3-isopropylmalate dehydratase large subunit: MGKTLFQKVFDGHKIAELKGGKYQLFIGLHLIHEVTSPQAFAMLEELGLGVAYPERTFATCDHIIPTDNIERPFQDKIAEEMIKAIENNTKKHGIKFFSPESGEQGVVHIVGPEMGLTQPGITMVCGDSHTATHGAFGAIAFGIGTSQVRDVLATQTIAMSPFKVRRIEVNGELNRGVYAKDIILHIIGKLGVNGGIGYAYEFGGSVISALSMEGRMTICNMAIEGGARVGYINPDEKTYEFLKNKPYAPKNEKWDEMISYWESIKSDSDADYDDVVIIDAAEIKPTVTWGINPAQCIGIDEIIPKGGTDGEKEALDYMKLEGGKPIEGTNVDVVFIGSCTNGRIEDFREAARVLKGQKVSSDVTALAVPGSYSVMRQAEKEGLDKIFTEAGFEWRRPGCSMCLAMNPDKLEGDQLCASTSNRNFKGRQGSSSGRTVLMSPVMAAAAAVTGKISDARIVFDL, encoded by the coding sequence ATGGGAAAAACATTATTCCAAAAGGTATTTGACGGACACAAAATAGCCGAGCTGAAAGGGGGGAAGTATCAGCTTTTCATCGGCCTGCACTTAATACATGAAGTTACCAGCCCACAGGCATTTGCAATGCTTGAGGAACTTGGACTGGGTGTGGCATACCCGGAAAGGACTTTTGCCACATGCGACCATATCATCCCCACAGATAATATCGAAAGACCGTTCCAGGATAAAATAGCTGAGGAAATGATAAAAGCCATCGAAAATAACACAAAAAAACACGGCATAAAATTTTTCAGCCCCGAAAGCGGAGAGCAGGGGGTGGTTCATATTGTCGGCCCGGAAATGGGTTTGACACAGCCCGGCATTACTATGGTTTGCGGTGATTCCCATACTGCTACGCACGGTGCATTCGGTGCCATCGCTTTCGGAATTGGCACAAGCCAGGTCAGAGACGTTCTTGCCACCCAGACAATTGCCATGAGCCCCTTCAAGGTTCGCAGGATAGAGGTGAACGGAGAGCTGAACAGGGGTGTTTATGCCAAAGACATAATTCTCCATATAATCGGAAAATTGGGAGTGAACGGAGGAATAGGCTACGCTTATGAGTTCGGCGGTTCGGTCATATCTGCCCTATCAATGGAAGGAAGAATGACAATATGCAATATGGCAATAGAAGGAGGAGCAAGGGTTGGATACATAAATCCGGATGAAAAAACGTATGAATTTCTCAAAAATAAGCCTTATGCACCCAAGAATGAGAAGTGGGATGAAATGATATCTTACTGGGAAAGTATAAAATCAGACAGCGATGCGGATTACGATGACGTCGTAATAATTGATGCTGCAGAAATCAAACCCACAGTGACATGGGGGATCAATCCCGCACAATGCATAGGGATAGATGAGATTATCCCAAAAGGGGGCACCGACGGAGAAAAAGAAGCCCTTGATTATATGAAACTGGAAGGCGGAAAGCCTATAGAAGGTACAAACGTTGATGTTGTTTTTATCGGCAGCTGCACGAACGGGCGCATTGAGGATTTCAGAGAAGCTGCACGGGTTTTAAAAGGGCAAAAAGTCAGTTCTGATGTTACTGCTTTAGCGGTACCGGGCTCATATTCCGTTATGAGACAGGCTGAAAAAGAAGGTTTGGATAAAATCTTTACAGAAGCCGGCTTTGAATGGCGAAGGCCCGGTTGCTCCATGTGTCTCGCAATGAACCCGGATAAACTGGAAGGTGATCAGCTTTGCGCTTCAACGTCAAACAGAAATTTTAAGGGACGCCAGGGTTCATCATCCGGCAGAACAGTGTTAATGAGCCCGGTTATGGCAGCTGCAGCTGCTGTAACTGGCAAAATTTCAGATGCTAGAATAGTATTCGACTTATAA
- the leuD gene encoding 3-isopropylmalate dehydratase small subunit has product MSINPISKVEGRAVPIVLDDIDTDRIIPARYLKCVTFDGLGGYAFYDDRFNTDGTEKKHPLNDKRFKGANIIISGANFGCGSSREHAPQAIKRAGIDAVVAESFAEIFHGNATTLGIVCITLSRSEINELKSLVEKSPETKLLIDVEKETLHTPGKTYKFQINQNAKKDLLAGTYDSLAELLANMDKVRRFEKELQYFFSR; this is encoded by the coding sequence ATGTCAATAAATCCGATTTCCAAGGTTGAAGGGCGTGCGGTACCTATTGTACTGGATGACATAGATACAGACAGAATTATTCCTGCAAGGTATTTAAAATGCGTAACATTTGATGGGTTGGGGGGATACGCTTTTTATGATGACAGGTTCAATACTGACGGTACAGAAAAGAAACATCCCCTCAATGACAAACGATTTAAGGGTGCAAACATCATAATTTCCGGAGCAAACTTCGGATGCGGCTCTTCACGGGAACATGCGCCTCAGGCAATAAAAAGAGCCGGCATTGATGCGGTTGTTGCAGAAAGTTTTGCGGAAATTTTTCACGGCAATGCAACAACCCTCGGGATTGTGTGCATCACACTGAGCCGCAGTGAAATAAATGAACTTAAATCCCTTGTTGAAAAGTCTCCGGAAACAAAACTTTTAATAGATGTTGAAAAGGAAACACTGCATACGCCTGGGAAAACATACAAGTTTCAAATCAACCAGAATGCAAAAAAAGATTTACTGGCAGGAACTTATGATAGCCTGGCCGAATTGCTTGCAAACATGGACAAAGTACGCAGGTTCGAAAAAGAACTGCAGTATTTTTTTTCAAGATAA